In the genome of Streptomyces collinus, one region contains:
- a CDS encoding dihydrolipoamide acetyltransferase family protein, which yields MAHASGMHSLEFKLPDLGEGLTEAEIVRWLVEVGDLVTIDQPVVEVETAKAMVEVPCPYGGVVTARFGEEGTELPVGAPLITVAVGEKPAAGTGDTGTGGSGNVLVGYGTSEAPARRRRVRQERPLSGASATAGQAGAGAVNGRAEATAAPVDAQAAGAAATVNGQAGGLATEDGPVPVISPLVRRLARQNGLDLRELTGSGPDGLILRADVEYALRAAGRGATAAPAAEPHPPVPQAPSPAPVPGSPAAAAPAEIRTPLKGIRGAVADKLARSRREIPDATCWVDADATELMRARTAMNAAGGPKISLLALLARICTAALARFPELNSTVDAEAREIVRFGHVHLGFAAQTDRGLVVPVVRDAHARDAESLTAEFARLTEAGRTGTLTPGELTGGTFTLNNYGVFGVDGSTPIINHPEAAMLGVGRIVPKPWVHEGELAVRQVVQLSLTFDHRVCDGGVAGGFLRYVADCVEQPAVLLRTL from the coding sequence ATGGCACACGCTTCTGGCATGCACAGCCTGGAGTTCAAGCTGCCCGACCTCGGGGAGGGGCTCACCGAGGCGGAAATCGTACGGTGGCTTGTCGAGGTCGGAGACCTCGTCACCATCGACCAGCCGGTCGTCGAGGTCGAGACGGCCAAGGCGATGGTCGAGGTGCCGTGCCCCTACGGCGGCGTGGTCACGGCCCGCTTCGGCGAGGAGGGCACGGAACTGCCCGTCGGGGCACCGCTGATCACGGTGGCGGTGGGGGAGAAGCCCGCCGCCGGCACCGGCGACACCGGCACCGGGGGCTCGGGCAACGTCCTGGTCGGGTACGGCACCTCCGAGGCGCCCGCGCGGCGCCGCCGGGTCCGGCAGGAGCGGCCCCTGTCGGGCGCGTCCGCGACAGCCGGGCAGGCCGGTGCCGGGGCGGTGAACGGACGGGCCGAAGCCACCGCTGCCCCGGTGGACGCGCAGGCCGCGGGGGCCGCGGCGACGGTGAACGGGCAGGCGGGCGGCCTGGCCACGGAGGACGGACCCGTTCCCGTGATCTCGCCCCTGGTGCGCCGGCTGGCCCGGCAGAACGGCCTGGACCTGCGGGAGCTGACCGGCTCCGGCCCGGACGGGCTGATCCTGCGGGCGGACGTCGAGTACGCCCTGCGCGCCGCAGGCCGGGGTGCCACGGCGGCGCCGGCGGCCGAACCGCACCCACCCGTGCCGCAGGCACCGAGCCCGGCCCCCGTGCCGGGATCCCCGGCGGCAGCGGCCCCCGCCGAGATCCGCACCCCGCTCAAGGGCATCCGGGGCGCCGTCGCCGACAAGCTGGCGCGCAGTCGCCGCGAGATCCCGGACGCCACCTGCTGGGTGGACGCCGACGCCACGGAGCTGATGCGGGCGCGCACGGCCATGAACGCGGCCGGCGGGCCGAAGATCTCCCTCCTCGCCCTGCTGGCCCGGATCTGCACCGCCGCCCTCGCCCGTTTCCCCGAGCTCAACTCCACGGTGGACGCCGAGGCCAGGGAGATCGTCCGGTTCGGCCATGTGCACCTGGGCTTCGCGGCGCAGACCGACCGGGGCCTGGTCGTCCCGGTCGTACGGGACGCGCACGCACGCGACGCCGAGTCGCTGACCGCCGAGTTCGCCCGGCTGACCGAGGCGGGCCGGACGGGGACGCTCACCCCGGGCGAACTCACCGGCGGCACGTTCACGCTGAACAACTACGGCGTCTTCGGCGTCGACGGCTCCACCCCGATCATCAACCACCCCGAGGCCGCCATGCTCGGCGTCGGCCGCATCGTCCCCAAGCCGTGGGTGCACGAGGGCGAGCTGGCGGTGCGGCAGGTCGTCCAGCTCTCGCTCACCTTCGACCACCGGGTGTGCGACGGCGGCGTGGCGGGCGGTTTCCTGCGCTACGTAGCGGATTGCGTGGAGCAGCCGGCGGTGCTGCTGCGGACGCTGTGA
- a CDS encoding molybdopterin molybdotransferase MoeA, which translates to MTRHGARAGEDAEDLDVEEVLALVRNSNGSHLPDPSAHGGTDSARATHRPDASARPGTRHRATGWPEARVVAERAGRHVTRAARRAPVSVPLDTALGLTLAAPLDALTDLPSFDTSAMDGWAVCGPAPWHVRNDGVLAGHAAPASLTDGEAVRIATGARIPPDTTAVLRSEHGRTDDKGRLSPTRDVVPGQDIRPRGQECRTGDQLLAVGTLVTPAVLGLAAAAGYDTVTAVPRARVEVLVLGDELLTQGLPHDGLIRDALGPMLPPWLRALGAEVTAVRRIRDDAGALHEAITTCDADVILTTGGTAAGPVDHVHPTLRKIGAELLVDGVAVRPGHPMLLARTTETQHLVGLPGNPLAAVSGLLTLAEPLLRILAARPAPEPYTLPVRDAVHGHPHDTRLVPVVLRGDEAVPLHYNGPAMLRGIAAADALAVVPPGGARSGQEAELLDLPWASGGIGVCFT; encoded by the coding sequence ATGACCCGGCACGGCGCCCGTGCCGGTGAGGACGCCGAGGACCTCGACGTCGAGGAGGTGCTCGCCCTCGTGAGGAACAGCAACGGCAGCCACCTGCCCGACCCGTCAGCACACGGGGGGACGGACAGCGCCCGGGCCACGCACCGGCCGGACGCCTCCGCCCGGCCCGGCACCCGCCACCGCGCCACCGGCTGGCCCGAGGCCCGGGTCGTCGCTGAACGCGCCGGCCGCCACGTCACCCGGGCCGCCCGCCGGGCCCCCGTCTCCGTCCCCCTCGACACCGCCCTCGGCCTGACCCTCGCCGCCCCGCTCGACGCCCTCACCGACCTCCCCTCCTTCGACACCTCGGCGATGGACGGCTGGGCGGTCTGCGGCCCCGCTCCCTGGCACGTACGCAACGACGGTGTCCTCGCCGGGCACGCCGCACCCGCGTCCCTCACCGACGGCGAGGCCGTGCGGATCGCCACCGGCGCGCGCATCCCCCCGGACACCACCGCCGTCCTGCGCAGCGAACACGGCCGCACCGACGACAAGGGCCGCCTGTCCCCGACCAGGGACGTCGTCCCCGGCCAGGACATCCGCCCGCGCGGCCAGGAGTGCCGCACCGGCGACCAGCTCCTCGCCGTCGGCACCCTCGTCACCCCGGCCGTCCTCGGGCTGGCGGCGGCGGCCGGATACGACACCGTCACCGCCGTCCCCCGGGCCCGCGTCGAAGTCCTCGTCCTCGGTGACGAGTTGCTCACCCAGGGCCTGCCGCACGACGGTCTGATCCGGGACGCGCTCGGCCCCATGCTGCCGCCGTGGCTGCGGGCGCTCGGCGCCGAGGTCACCGCCGTCCGCCGCATCCGCGACGACGCAGGCGCCCTGCACGAGGCCATCACCACCTGCGACGCCGATGTCATCCTCACCACCGGCGGCACCGCGGCGGGCCCCGTCGACCACGTCCACCCCACCCTGCGCAAGATCGGTGCCGAACTCCTCGTCGACGGCGTCGCAGTGCGCCCCGGCCACCCCATGCTGCTGGCCCGCACCACGGAGACCCAGCACCTCGTCGGCCTGCCGGGCAATCCGCTCGCCGCCGTCTCCGGCCTGCTGACGCTCGCCGAGCCGCTGCTGCGGATCCTCGCGGCCCGCCCGGCCCCGGAGCCGTACACGCTCCCGGTCCGGGACGCCGTGCACGGGCACCCGCACGACACCCGGCTCGTCCCCGTCGTCCTGCGCGGCGACGAGGCCGTGCCGCTGCACTACAACGGCCCCGCCATGCTGCGCGGCATCGCGGCGGCCGACGCGCTGGCCGTCGTACCACCCGGCGGCGCACGTTCGGGGCAGGAGGCGGAACTGCTCGACCTGCCCTGGGCGTCCGGAGGAATCGGGGTGTGTTTCACGTGA
- a CDS encoding NTP transferase domain-containing protein, translated as MTAYQHPGEPGAATGPAHGAGPARYDAVVLAGGAARRLGGTDKPGVRVGGRPLLDRVLAACATARTTVVVAAPRPTARPVTWAREDPPGGGPLAALDAGLRLTTAEHVVVLSADLPFLHEPTVDRMLSTLRTSGGDGVLLTDPGGRDQPLVAAYRAPRLREELALLAGRHGALAGLPLRRLTAELDLTRISDPVASFDCDTWDDIATARARIREHGHVLDEWISAVKDELGIDLAVDTRGLLDLARVAAHGVDRPAAPLTTFLVGYAAAQAGGGPEAVAEAARKAEALAARWARESTAEDRPSGDGQQPAQGDVAPDATPDTRPDAG; from the coding sequence GTGACCGCGTACCAGCACCCCGGCGAGCCAGGCGCCGCGACCGGCCCCGCGCACGGGGCGGGCCCCGCCCGGTACGACGCCGTCGTGCTCGCCGGCGGTGCCGCCCGGCGCCTGGGCGGCACGGACAAACCGGGCGTGCGGGTGGGCGGGCGGCCCCTGCTCGACCGGGTGCTCGCGGCTTGCGCCACCGCTCGCACCACCGTCGTGGTCGCCGCGCCCCGCCCGACCGCGCGGCCCGTGACCTGGGCCCGCGAGGACCCGCCCGGCGGCGGACCGCTCGCCGCACTGGACGCCGGGCTCCGTCTCACCACCGCCGAACACGTCGTGGTGCTCTCCGCCGACCTGCCGTTCCTCCACGAGCCGACCGTGGACCGCATGCTGAGCACGCTGCGGACGAGCGGCGGCGACGGCGTGCTGCTGACCGACCCGGGCGGCCGTGACCAGCCACTCGTGGCCGCCTACCGCGCGCCGCGGCTGCGTGAGGAACTCGCGCTCCTCGCCGGCCGGCACGGCGCCCTCGCCGGTCTGCCCCTGCGGCGTCTCACCGCCGAGCTGGATCTCACCCGCATCTCCGACCCCGTCGCGTCCTTCGACTGCGACACCTGGGACGACATCGCCACCGCCAGGGCACGTATCAGGGAGCATGGGCACGTGTTGGATGAATGGATTTCCGCCGTCAAGGACGAACTGGGCATCGACCTCGCTGTCGACACCCGGGGCCTGCTCGACCTCGCCCGCGTCGCCGCCCACGGTGTGGACCGGCCCGCGGCGCCGCTGACCACCTTCCTCGTCGGCTACGCGGCCGCACAGGCCGGAGGCGGCCCCGAGGCCGTCGCCGAGGCCGCCCGCAAGGCCGAGGCCCTCGCCGCCCGCTGGGCGCGGGAGAGCACCGCCGAGGACCGGCCCTCCGGCGACGGGCAGCAGCCCGCGCAGGGCGATGTCGCCCCCGACGCCACCCCCGACACCCGCCCGGACGCCGGATGA